GCATATCCTTTTATAAATTATTATTTGCTTGTGATTTTCAACACACTTACTTTTTCTTTGACTACTTATTACTTACTGGGATGACTGGCTAAGattacaagaaaatcacaaaggCCGACAGTTTATTCGTCCTGAAATTTGCAGAACATACAACTTTGGTGAGCATGTAGGTATCACATCTCTTAATCTcacaattttaaatgaaaattactTAAAAATACCACTGTATCTTTCTCTTCCTAATTACAAATTGCCTATAATATCTATTCAGGGTTCTAGTTTGGGACAGTTCTTTAATCAATACCTGAAACCTATTAGGCTGAATGATGTCACGgtatgtaaatttttttttttttttttttttacattattGGCATGTATGCATATTAATAATtactttgttattttttttgtgtgtgaaaGATTGATTGGAAAAAGATGAACCTGACCTACTTAATGGAGGTATGGAAGTTATGATATAATTGATGATTCATTTAGGTAGAGTTTGGTATGATGTTGATTTCTAATGAGAAATTGACTATTTCTTTTCTCTTGTAGGATAAATATGTAAACCATTTTGCAAACATGGTGAAAGATGCAAAGCCTCTTTATGAACCTAATCTTGTTCTAAAGACAAACCATGTAGATGGAGATGTGCGTATACAATATAGAGATCAAACTGATTTTGAAGACATTGCTCGCCAATTTGGCATTTTTGAAGAATGGAAGGTATCTCAATTCACATTCTTTCTTGCCAATTTGGCATTAATCACTACAGAAAATAGTTAAGTGGCTAAAACGATAAAATGGTTTTgccctttttttattttttattttatataattaactcaTTCTTCTTATATTGTTAAGGATGGTATACCAAGAACTGCTTACAAGGGAGTTGTTGTTTTCCGATACAAAACAATAAGGCGAATATTCCTGGTGGGCCCACATTCCTTGGAACAGCTAGGGATTCAAAACGATTAGTGTAATATGATGTGAGTGTGCAcacgtctttttttttttttctataattctAATATATTTAGGGTTAATGCAAAAGAAAGCAAtgtactcatatatatatatatatatatatatatatatatatatatatatatatatatatatatatatatatatatatatatatatatatataatgtaaattGTAATCATCCATTCCATTACCTAATATTCTGTTACCCTCCCTATCCATGTCCATTCTCCATTCTCCATTCTCCATTCTATTCCTTGTGTGATTCCAGTTTTGTGGTGCAGATTGAAAAAATTGCTTTAGACCATCTTTCTCCACAAGACGAATATCATACCAGAATcaaacacacataaacatattTATTAGTATATTTGTAGAGAGAGGTACATTGTACACAGACACAATGTTTCTAATTTGTAACATTTATTTTATTTGCTCTCGTAAAATAGCTAGATTGATCCAATCCTTTCATTTTGAAATGTATGATTTCTTTTTCTTATGTATCGCATTCATTAATTCTGAGAAAACCATTTATCATTCCAAGTTTGTAAATACTCAATTGAGATTGTCCAATGAGACATATCTATGACATGCATTCCACATTTCTGATGTATTAATTCATTTGTTTCTAGTTGAGGAGGCCTCGAAAGCATAAACTTAACAACACCACACCCAATAGAAATCGAATCTAGAAAAAAGAAGATTCCACTCAACCCCACAAACACAACTTGAAAAATCTAAAGCCAAAAAAGACAAGGCTATTTTCGTCATTCATCCCtactcaaatttcaaaatttctacTTTTCACTTCATCGTTCCCAAAAAAAACCTGGCAGCTGTCACCAGCCCATTTCCTTACCCTCTTTATAAATTCCTATGTTTCTCCCCACCCTATTTTCATCTCATAACAAAATGTCCATTCTACCCTTCACTCTCACCTTATTCTCTCTCGTCTTCCTCGCATCTTCTGTTCTTCCTGCCTCTGTTGTTAACCCTACACTTCCACACGATGCTTTCACCGCTTCCAAGAGATTTGAGGGGTCGTCGGAGCTCGTCAACCTCCGGTACCATATGGGTCCGGTCCTTTCTTCTCCGATCAACATCTATCTCATCTGGTATGGTAAATGGCTTCCAGCTCAAAAGCTATTGATCAAAGACTTTCTACTATCAATCTCCACCACCAAACGCCGTGCTGCCTCCGCCCCCTCCGTCTCCGACTGGTGGAAAACCGTAACGCTCTACACTGACCAAACCAACGCCAACATCTCCAGCGAAATCCTAATCGCCGGAGAATATTCCGATCGGAAATACACCCACGGAACTCACCTCACCCGTCTCACCATGCAAGACGTCATCGCCACCTCCGTTCAATCAGCTCCGTTTACAGTCGATCACAAAAACGGAGTTTACTTAATTCTCACTTCCGACGATGTCACCGTCCAAGATTTTTGCCGTGCCGTCTGTGGGTTTCACTACTTCACGTTCCCGTCGAAAGTAGGATACACCTTACCCTACGCATGGGTTGGGAATTCCGGTAAACAGTGCCCGGAGGTCTGTGCTTACCCGTTTGCCGTTCCGGGGTACATGGGTAACGGCGGGCCGCGTTCCCTTGCACCGCCGAATGGTGACGTCGGGGTTGACGGAATGATCAGCGTCATCGGTCACGAGCTGGCGGAGCTGGCGTCAAACCCATTGGTGAACGCTTGGTATGCCGGTGAAGATCCGACAGCGCCGACTGAGATTGGGGATTTGTGTGAAGGGTTATATGGGTCGGGTGGTGGAGGCGGGTACATTGGTCAGGTGATGAAAGACGGGTCGGGTCGGACTTTTAATATGAACGGTAGAAGAAGTAGAAAGTTTTTGGTACAGTGGATATGGAGCCCCGTTTTGAAAGCATGTGCTGGACCTAATGCTTTGGATTGATTGTATGTGTGTTGTGAGGGTGTTACTTGTGTTGTTAAGAATGTCAAAGGAGCAGAATGGTGGAAGTTAGAGAGGCCTTGGCagaattttgttttttattttatttttttatttttatagttaGATTATGAAGTCATTAGatttttataaactctttttaaTAATATTGTTACaaagatatatgtatataaaactgATAAATTGGTTACTAAGTTTTTATTCTTTTCATATGATTATTTTAGTTTGATCAAGAGATCTTATTTATGGAGTGGTTCAAGTGCCATTTGGTTATTTTAGGTTAGGTAATTGAAATGGGATAACGACTTGATAACATATTATTGGTtttgtatttgtatatatttagagTTTGGCttttttttgtctatattttACCCTTGAACTTGTGTATAAAATAAGTCATTATTACCGGTTGCTTCTGGTTAAACTGGTCATTTTGTGTTTTACTGGTTTACGTGACAATTATGTGGCAGTTACCCTCTTCCACCCTCATTTACGAACGAAGATCAATTAGGGTTATATTGTCTTTATTCTCATAATTCGTTCTTGATTGGTTCCATATTACTCACACTTCTCTTCTTTCAAAACATCATTCTGATTCAATGAAGGAAAATCAAACTTTTCCAAAAGTCGATGTACACTATAATGGTACTTTTGTGCCTAATCCGTTAGTGTATTTTGCTCCACAAGTACCACGTCTGAATGAAGATGCAAACGAGTTTGGTTTCTCCGATTTCATCAAATATGTTGAGAAGCTTATCGATTTTCAGTGCAAGCATGTGTATTACTGTATACCTGAAGTGAGATTGAGTGAGGGGCTCCAAACACTACAAAATGAATGTGACTACTCTGAGTTTCTTGAGGTTGCAAATGATAAAAGATATGTGGATGTGTATATTGACCATGATAATGAACCTATATTTGAGTGGATTCAGAAAGAAGAACCAGACGATGAAGAACTTGTGTATTCAAAAGAAGATGTCGACTCTGTTTTGGCAAATGATGAGAACTGTGAACATGATTGAGGATGAATCGGTTACATCAAGCAAAAGAATCTTCAAAAGAAACTATAATGATAAGTTTTTGAACAAGTTATGTCCAGTAgttgttgaagatgaagatgaaaagGCAATGAACTTCCAACTGTCTACCCTAGGCATGATGCTACTCAGGAATGGAGGAAGATGAAGCTTGAACTAGGTATGAGATTCTCATCTCCTTCTGAACTTAAGTTGTCTCTCAGTAACTATGCAGTTGCAAATGGATATGACTTGTATTATGAGAAGACTGACAAGGATAGGTTGCTTGTAAAGTGATGTTAAGGAAAAAGACCACAATGCCCTTTTCGATTGTGCGCTTCCTGGATGAAAGATGATCAAACATTTCAAATAAAGTCCCTTacagaagaccatagttgttcaAGGGCATTCAAACTTGGGTCAATTGTTACCTACAAGTAGATAGGGAAACAATTTGTTACTGATATTTTGGAGTCCCCTAAATGAGTCTGAGGAAGATGAAAGCTATGGTATCCAAGTTATTCAACATAAATGTTAGTGTTGGACAATGTAGGAATGCAAAAAGATTTGCATTGTGTGAAATTGAGGGTGATTTGAAGGATCCTTATTCCAAGTTGTGGGATTATGGAGTTGAAATTAAAAGGGCTAACCCAGGATCTCATGTAGAAGTGTATGTGCACCCCCAAAATAATTCTACTGTGGTGTTTGAAaggttttatgtgagttttaaagGAGTGGTTGATGGCTGGTTAGATGGGTGTAGGAAGGTAATTGGGATAGATGGATGTTTTCTGAAGGGCATCTATAAAGGGGAGCTCCTCTCAGCAGTAGGAAAGGATGGAAACAATAACATATACCCAATAGCCTAGGCAATAGTAAATGTTGAGAACAAGAATACTTGGAAGTGGTTCTTAGACAATCTAATGGAAGACATACGAAGGGGGAAATGGTAATGGAATCACATTGATGTCAGATGGGCACAAGGTACATATATACACTacttttcttttacaaaaattaCCTTTTACATAAACTAACACTCCAAATCAATGCAGGTTATAATGGAGGCTGTGAAAGAAAGATGTCCAGAAGTTGAGCGCAGGTTGTGTGCTAGGCGCATCCTTGCTAACTTCCATAAAAAGTTTAAGGGTGAGTGCTACATTAAACCTTTTTGGAGGGCTGTAAAGGCAACTACAATTCCAAAATTTAAACTTGCAATGGAAGAAATCAAGAGCTTTGATGTAGGGGAATATGATTATCTCATTAAAAAGGACCCCAACTGTTGGTCAAGGGCTTTTTTCAAGGTTGGAATGGGATGCGATGCATAGGAAAATGGTGTGTCTGAGAGCTTCAATGCTGCTATTGAAGAAGCTAGAAAGAAGCCATTGATCACTATGTTGGAGGACATAAAGATATTTGTGATGGAGAGATTGTACATGCAGAAAGGGAAAGGATTGGGATGGGATTTGGCAATTTGTCCAACTATTAGAAGGaaattgtgacaaccgtcaatttccgatcaagtcaaagtcaactaaagtcaacaagtcgaaccggtcaactcaactaacccttgtgtactagggcttacgttatgtaattactaaacaactcgctattctaataagggatcataaatcgaaaagtacgtacatctagatctccttaacctaaaactgtggtgagtgacgagccaaaccgataatacaatgttgcatactcatcgggagtgtgtaagatccttaagcaaggcttaacggggtttacagactttgcattgcgaagccggacactcaaaaaggtcacaaatgaaacctctctcaatcgtttccaCTCTATCCCTTCTTAtcgaaaatctctcccaaatctctctaagtatgtgaaatctctcccaaatatctctttgtatgagaaatctctccaagcatgtcaaatctctccaagaatgtgaaatctctcccaaatatctctttgtatgtgaaatctctccaagaatgtcaaatctctcccaaatctctctaagtatgtggaatctctctcaaatctctctcaactttctataatcactcaggGCATcacgaccctcgaatttggcgaaaacagcccaaaaacggaagtctacgcgaaaaacggacttaaggacccgaaaccccttttaggacccgaaagtcctcttaggaaccgaaaccctcttaaggacccgaaagtcctcttaagggaccgaacccttctgagccgaaggctgctgaaccgaacccgaaaggtcctctcgggcccgaacctagcatgccacacccgaacccgaaccttcgatcCATTTCGGATCATGGTGCCCTCGGTCTAGTTCGCTTCTGACTGCTTCGGACCGAGCCCCTcgccttcgcttctcgcttctggTTCGCCCCATCTCGCTCCGGCTTGGCATcattagggaccgaacctcggcctagggaccgaacctcggcctaggaccgagaggtctcgctgggaagcctcttttctcccggttttcgtctaaatttgcgttttaggcccgtttttaattgttttaacacgggattttcacccaaaactttattttaacatataaggacccttaattattaattaatcatgtttttaaggataaaaccttatccaagaagagtgggtgaagtacaagaggtggagtgttgactttcctctattctatgacacaagcaaccactcccatacccactccatgtcactattcaccattagcccatccctagtcacttcataagtcctttctcattattttcaGCCATTTCCCACGTTTTTAGagctggaacatccaccctctctcctcacacttcattcattctctcatttttccacctagaaccacactccaaactctctcatctttctctctaaaattcgagaacttcaaggcatactccaagacttttctccttcatttagtaagtatcatcatctttcttatgattattatacATCCccttactcaaaatcatagattgcttacacaaacatcatcacattcttgttagatcttcgaaccgtcaagtgattcttcaagtgttcttgagttgaacacttcttctcTCCATCAcccatcttctgaaatcactcaaggtgggttcatacccctacatttttatgttttctcaagattttagggggggaatacaagttaaaacaccaagaacataactaaacttttctaacagccttcattagaaaagttcaactccattaaCGGACTATTTTGGACaatttaaacattttagttttcaaaactattttaggtgcaagtagttcaacttcttagctttaaaatgactacttgcacatctccataccatttttctacaatttatggtgatttttacaaaactgcctgtcatttcaaacatcaatccggaccagtctgtgattatggacttttttcacacaagtaagaggtcagtaaaaattataataaaaattatgaacaaactagactcattttccaaactctcagaagttacagaacttgatttggacattttatgatttttctacaaaattttccaataacagttacagaaaatgttattaacagaaaaacactataaatttcatttcaccttgtaacatgttgagtaaggtatacatcattatgtgattatgtgttgttgcaatatatgacatttttgtattcttatatagacatacatcagaaaacaaatggattcttacctccacaagtatggtaaatatataaatgatattacaaggctatatccattaaaatacaaacattggtaaactatgacaagtaaggcttatgctcactacccacacaaatatttgttaaactataataggtatagtttagggttatcttacataacaaacacattattaaaggtgttacacatacaaaagagttattaccactatgaataattatgacaaactataataagtatagttaagccattatacccccacaaacgaacacgctagttataatcggtatagttatggaatatatatatatatatatatatatatatatatatattacaaacaaagtgataaactataataggtatagtttatgtttcatctatactaagaacttaattacaagaaaggaattcccCATCACCACcatttttgataagctataatatgcatagttcatgttcactaccactatcactatttgatgaactatgatatgtataggttacattcaccatcaccaccacttttggtaaactataatatgcatagttcatattcactagtcactatcactatccgatgaactatgatatgtatagtttatgttcacagtcactattactatttcgtacactacactagggtttggttccggtttttggatttaagtccacattcaattttcgcattgttagacttcaactataatcgttgagcgtatatgcttgagtcatataagaatttagtcttgattgacttagaattggtggtgcccgcctcatctcctgttcctcgttgggttgtggacctaggtcagacccactatattcaacgttttatctaacctaaaccttatataacttatatacgctggacgattataggggaaatctacgggttattctagggttcattaacgcatcatatagaaatattttgttcatacttaactaagaaaatattggattttctggaaatcaaactctatcgattttacaaggaaaatggtttctacttcaaacaaaactcttatgaactcaccaacttaattgttgacactttttcaaaactacttgtattctcaggaaatcagtgaaacaggaaaacttcagcgctttgaggatgggacgttaaaccgtcaacaatttattttgtcatcataatgtaattgattttgaaacatgtaaacatatactttggtgtaactttttcaattatatttatgatggttgtatctactttgagcactattatacacgttgttgtgatactgtacatgaagtcctccaccccccaaacgtttccgccatccttggtttgggggtgtgacagaaacttAGTGAACTAAAGAAGCTGAGAAGGTTAGTTGTTACAAACACTTTTACTTACTTTTTGTACATGCTAGTGCTAACTAACTTTTTGAATCGACAGATTTTGGGCATCATATGTTAGTGGATACAAGCAGTTTGAAGTTGTGCAATGTAATGAAAGGTATGGTGTTGAATTGGAGAAGCGAGAATGTGGATGCAGAGGTTGACAATTGACAGGAATTCCTTGTATACATGCCATATGTGCCATATCTTCCTTGAATCTTGATCCAGATGAATTTGTTGCAGAGTGGTTTACTAAATTCTGCATTTCTTAGGGTCTATGAGTACACCATACATCCCCTGAATGATAATACCTTGTGGCCCCACATGCTT
The genomic region above belongs to Lactuca sativa cultivar Salinas chromosome 4, Lsat_Salinas_v11, whole genome shotgun sequence and contains:
- the LOC111899672 gene encoding protein EXORDIUM-like 5 encodes the protein MFLPTLFSSHNKMSILPFTLTLFSLVFLASSVLPASVVNPTLPHDAFTASKRFEGSSELVNLRYHMGPVLSSPINIYLIWYGKWLPAQKLLIKDFLLSISTTKRRAASAPSVSDWWKTVTLYTDQTNANISSEILIAGEYSDRKYTHGTHLTRLTMQDVIATSVQSAPFTVDHKNGVYLILTSDDVTVQDFCRAVCGFHYFTFPSKVGYTLPYAWVGNSGKQCPEVCAYPFAVPGYMGNGGPRSLAPPNGDVGVDGMISVIGHELAELASNPLVNAWYAGEDPTAPTEIGDLCEGLYGSGGGGGYIGQVMKDGSGRTFNMNGRRSRKFLVQWIWSPVLKACAGPNALD